ATCAAAAAAGTGATTCAGGACTTGAATAAAACCTACCGGGGACAACCCGCTTTGTATGAAAAACAGTTCAGTCCGGAAGGATTTGAGTGGATCGAGTGGAACGATGCCGAAAACTCCGTGATGACCTACATTAGAAAAGGACATGATACTGCCAACGATTTGGTCATCATCGGTAATTTTACCCCGGTTCCGAGGGAAAAATACCGGGTTGGAGTTCCAAAAGGGAAACAACTCAAACTACTTTTTAATAGTGATGACATCAAATACGGTGGAAGTGGTACTGGCAAAAAGACGGTAAAGCCATCAAATACACCCTGGAACGGAAGGGAAAATTCCATTGAAGTAAACCTACCCCCCTTGGGATTGCTAATTTATAAGTAAAAGACCACAACTATAACCTTGTAGTAGGGCATTTGTTCAAAAGTACTTTTCCCAATGGCCCCTAATGTCGGGTTAAAGTGCTTTTTTTGTTAGTCTTTTAAATCATTTTCAATATGATTGTCAATACCGAGATTGAAAAAAGGGGCAATCTTTACCCCAACCACATTGTTGATTTTAAGCAGGATAATGATAAACTGTACTTTACGACCCAAAATGGAGTGATCCTGGAGCTCACCATTTTGAGGGATAGCATGGTTCGTTTTAGGTATGCGACCGAACATGTTTTTGAACCGGACTTCTCCTATGCGGTAAGTGAGAACGTTATCACCGGATATAATAGGCTTGAAGTTGAGGATGAAATTTCAGAATATACCATCGAGACCGCTAAAATTCGAATTCACATTGATAAAACCACCCTTAAAGTTCTACTAATGGATTTGGAAGGGAATCCAATCAATGAGGATGACAGTGGTTTTCACTGGGAGGAGAATTATGATTATGGTGGCAACGTGGTGAAAATGACCAAGGTTACCCAAACCGGGGAAAGCTTTTATGGTATGGGGGATAAAGCCTCACATACCAATTTAAAGGGAAAAAGGGTTTCCAATTGGGTAACGGACTCCTATGCCTATGGAAAAGACCAGGAACCATTGTACAAGGCCATTCCATTTTATGTGGGACTGCACAACGATCTGGCCTATGGAATCTTTTTTGACAACTCTTTTGGGACCTATTTCGATTTTGCCCATGAGCGCAGAAACCTGACCAGTTTCTGGGCGGATGGTGGCGAAATGAACTACTACTTTTTCTACGGCCCCAAAATTTCACAGGTTGTGGAGGCGTATACCGATTTAACGGGAGTGCCTGAATTGCCGCCTATGTGGGCCTTGGGCTACCATCAATCCAAATGGAGCTATTACCCGGAAAAAAGGGTAAAGCAACTGGCATCAAACTTTAGGAAATATAGAATCCCGTGCGATGCCATTTACTTGGATATTGACTATATGGATGGCTTTCGCTGTTTTACCTGGAACCACAGACGTTTTCCAGATCCAAAAAAAATGATTGAGGAATTGGAGGAGGATGGATTCAAGACCGTAACCATGATCGATCCCGGGTTAAAGATAGATCGGGACTATTGGGTCTACCGACAGGCAATGGAACAGGACTATTTTTGCAAACGGGCAGATGGACCCCATTTTAAAGGAAAGGTCTGGCCAGGGGAATGTAAATTCCCGGATTTTACCAATCCTGAAGTTAGGGAATGGTGGGCCGGTCTATACAAGGAAATGATAGCGGAAATGGGAGTGCACGGTGTTTGGAACGATATGAACGAACCTGCCGTTATGGAAGTCCCGACCAAGACAGCAAACTTGGATGTAAGGCATGATTATGATGGCCATCCCTGTAGCCATAGAAAAGCCCATAACGTTTACGGTATGCAAATGGTACGGGCCACCTACAATGGTTTAAAGAAGTATACTTTTCCCAAAAGGCCTTTTGTGTTGACCAGGGCCGCTTATGCTGGTACACAGCGTTATTCCGCCACATGGACAGGGGACAATGTTGCTACTTGGGAACATCTTTGGATAGCTAATGTACAGATGCAGCGTATGTGCATGAGCGGATATTCATTTGTAGGTTCCGATATAGGTGGGTTTGCCGAGCAACCTAATGGGGAACTGTTCGCAAGATGGATACAACTTGGCGTATTCCATCCTTTTTGTAGGGTACATTCCAGTGGTGATCATGGAGATCAAGAGCCATGGTCATTTGGGGATGAGATTACCGAAATCGTGAGGAAATTCATTGAGCTACGCTACCAATTGCTCCCCTATCTGTACACTACCTTTTACAATTATGTGACCAATGGGGTGCCTATGCTTCAATCCTTGGTGTATTATGATCAAGAGGATACACAAACCCATTTCAGGACCGATGAGTTCCTTTTTGGGGAACATATTTTGGTCTGTCCTGTTCAAGAACCCAATGCCCAGGGCCGTAGAATGTATATCCCCAAAGGGAAATGGTACAATTACTGGACCGAGGAAATTGTGAATGGCAAAGTTGAAAAGTGGGTTGCGGCCCCATTGGACAAAATCCCACTATTTATTAAAGAGGGGGCCATAATTCCTAAATACCCAGTTCAACAGTATGTTGGCGAAAAAGACATAAAGGAATTAAAGGTTGATGTGTATTATAAGGAAGGCACGGAAAAATCCACCATCTATGAAGATCAACTTGAGGGGTTTGACCATAAAAAGGGCCGTTACAGCCTACGTAATTTTAGACTAAGGGGAAAAGCCAACGAATTGATCATACAGCAATTTAAGGATGGTAGCTTTACTACTTCCTACGATACCCTTAAAATCCAGTTTCATGGACTTCCCTTTAAAATTTCGAGGATAGAGGTGGATAATGAGGAGGTGGACCTGAAATCAGTGAAATTTGATGGAAAGGCCAGTATGGAAGTAAGCAAAGAGACTACGGAACTTCATGTTTTTGGACCTTAATTTTTCGTAACTTGAAAATAGAAACACGATAAATTACCACTATGAAAAAATTAGTATTGACACTATTGGTTTTCATGGTTGCAATGGCCTGTAAAACCAACCCGTTTACGGGAAAGAAGATGCTCAATTTTTACGGAAACAGACAAATATTTCCAATGGCCTTTGCCCAATACGACCAATTTCTTTCCGAGAACAACGTCATTACGGGAACGGATGAGGCCCGAATGATAACGGAAGTTGGACAGCGCATTTCCTCTGCGGCCGAACGTTGGCTGGATGCCAATGGGTATCCCGGCTACCTTAAGGATTATCAATGGGAATATAATTTGGTGAAAGATGAAACGGTAAATGCGTGGTGTATGCCCGGTGGTAAAATCGTTTTTTATACCGGTATTCTGCCCATTACCCAAACAGAAACCGGGGTTGCCGTGGTAATGGGACATGAGGTGGCCCATGCCTTGGCCGATCATGGTGCCCAACGGATGAGTGCCGGTACTTTGCAACAAATAGGTGCCGTAGGTGCGGCAATTGCGACCAGCGGAGAATCCGCGGAAACCCAAAATGCCTTTATGCAGGCCTATGGGATAGGATCCAACGTCCTGGGTATGCTGCCGTTTAGCCGAAGCCATGAAACAGAGGCAGATTTAATTGGGCTTCAGATCATGGCCATAGCTGGCTATAATCCCGATGAAGCCGCCAAACTGTGGCAAAGGATGAAAGCAAAATCCGGAGGACAGGCCCCACCCGAGTTCTTGAGCACGCATCCATCCAATGATACCAGGATAAGTAATTTGACGGCATGGGCCCCTCAGGCCAAACAAGAAGCCGCCAAATTTGGGGTCACATCGTTCAAATAAATTGAAATTTATAAAGTTTTAAATACAAAAGCTGTCCAATTCCGACAGCTTTTCTATTTTTAGGGAATGGCAAAAGTGTTGGCGATAAAGGGTAATAAAAAGCTTTTGAATGCATGGGCTTTTTATGATTGGGCCAATTCCGTATATAGCCTTGTTATTTCCTCTGCCATTTTCCCAATTTTTTATGGGGCGTTATTTAGGTCTGCGGGCGTAGAAAAGGTTCTGGTATTTGGTGGTGAGATAGCGCGTGCACCGCTCATAAGTTATGTGACCTCCGCCGCTTTTGTATTTATCGCCATCATAACACCATTGGTGTCCGGAATTGCGGATTATCTGGGAAACAAAAAAGTATTCCTTAAGTTCTTTTGCTATTTGGGGGCGGCTTCCTGTATAGGCCTGTATTGGTTTTCATTGGAAAACATCTATTTGGGGCTGGTTTGCTATTTTTTTGGTCTGGTTGGGTTTTGGGTGAGTTTTGCCATCAATAATTCCTATTTGCCGGACATTGCCTTCCCGGAGCAGCAAGATAGGATAAGTGCCAAGGGTTTTTCCTTAGGTTATATAGGCAGTGTGTTGCTACTGTTGATCAATCTGGCCATGGTCATGAAACCATCCCTTTTTGGCATTTTGGACAGCGCCGGTGAAGTTGCCGAAATTACGGCCATGAAGTATTCATTTGTGACCGTGGGCATATGGTGGATATTATTTAGCCAATATACTTTTAAACACCTTCCAAAAGGATATAAAAGGGAAGGGGAACGTACCAATATTGTGTTGAATGGTTTTCTTGAATTAAAATCCGTTTGGCAACAATTGGGTGCTGAGACCAAATTGAAACGTTATTTGGGCGCCTTTTTCGTTTACAGTATGGCCGTACAGACCATTATGCTGATTGCCACATATTTTGGTGAGGAGGAAATTGATTGGGGAACGGACAATGAGCGGACCACGGGACTTATTATAAGCATTTTGGTGATACAACTTGTCGCAATTTTTGGTGCTACTTTCACTGCCAGGGCCTCCAAAAAGTTCGGGAACATCCAAACCCTTATTACCATTAATATTTTTTGGCTGGCACTATGTGTTTATGCCTATTTTCTGAAGACCCCAATGGATTTTTATATTGCAGCGGGTTTAGTGGGGATTGTCATGGGCGGTATCCAGGCGCTATCGCGATCCACATATTCCAAATTTCTTCCGGAAACGACGGATACCACTTCGTTTTTTAGTTTTTATGACGTTTCAGAAAAAATAGGGATTATTATTGGGACCTTTCTTTACGGTTTTGTGGCGCAGGTTACTGGAAGTATGCGAAATGCGGCCATTTTTCTTGGGGTTTTCTTTTTGATCGGTGCTTTTCTTTTGACCAGGGTAAATAAAAAACCCTGATGTTGATCAGGGCTTTTATCTTAACTGTATGGGTCGTTTTTTGATTTTTAATAACTTGAAATGTCCCCCGAACCGGAGCTTTTGGTATCAATCTTTTTTGGGTTTCCTTTGTAACTGATATCCCCCGAACCGGAAACACGTGCTTTTAGCATTTCCTTTGCCGTGACCTTAATGTCCGCTGAACCGGATACTTGGGCATCCACAAAATCAGCTTCCAGGTCATAAGCCCTAATATCTCCGGAACCTGAAACGGATACCTCAAAATCCGTGGCCCTTCCGGATAGGTTCATATCCCCTGAACCGGACATTGAAGCATCCACACTTGCGGCTTCAATTTCCAAGGAAATATCACCGGAACCTGAGATTGAAGTCCTAAAACGATTGGATTTCAATACGGTTTTCCCAACAATATCACCAGATCCCGATAAGGATACACCATCCACATTTTCAACGGGAACGGTAATTAATATTCCATCATTCCAATTGGAAGGCTTCAAATTGATGCCCCTTTTTTGTTTGATGGTCAATTTGCCATCCTTAACCTCGGTCTTGATATATTCCAATAGATTTTCCTCCCCCTTAAGGGTCAGTTGTCCTTCGGTACCATCCACAAGTTCCACATCGAACCAACCTGCAAGTGCTACATAGTCATATTCCCCCACGGAACGTTCAATGGTCACGGTTTTCCCATTTCCCTTAACGCGTTTCCATTGGGCGCTGGATAAGGTAACTGTTAGTATGGCCAAAACAATTGTTAGTGCTTTTTTCATGATCTCTATTTTTTGATTGTTTAATTAGTAGCTCGAAATATTTCCGGAACCGGCGGATTTACTGTCTATTTTAGTGGGATTTCCTTTGTAGGTAATGTCTCCGGAACCCGAAACCCTTGCTTTTATTTCTTCTTTGGCGGTAACGTTCAACTTGCCCGATCCCGCAACATTGGCCGTAACGTAATCCGCTGTAAGGTCAAAAGCATCAATATCTGCAGAACCGGCAACTGAAACGGTAAAGGTATTTGCAGAACCGGATAGATCCATATCACCTGAGCCCGAGAGCGAGGCTTTTAAGTCTGAGGCTTCCACCGCAAGTGTAATATCACCCGATCCGGCAACAGAGGCTTTGAACGTATCTGCCTTAATGGTGGTTTTCGAAATTACATTACCTGATCCTGCGGAGCTCACAGCGCTGATGTCCTCAATGGGGATGGTCACTTCAATGCCATTCCTCCATTTGGAAGATGATAAATTCACGCCTTTTTCTTTTTTGATGGTCAGTTTCCCGTTTTTCACCTCGGTTTCTATGTATTCCAAAAGGTTTTCCTCTCCTTTTAGCGTAATCTTTCCTTCCTTTCCGGATACCAGGATTACATCAAACCAACCTGCGGACGCAATGGCATCATATTCACCAACATTACGTTCTATGGTGACTACATTTCCATTTCCCCTTATTTTCTTTTTGTTCCATTGTGCCGTTGCCAGTATGGAGAACAATACCAGGCTTAACGTTAATATCCTTTTCATTTTAGTTGTTATTTAGCTTTGATTTTTAGTTTCTATAAAAAGTGACCCCACCGTATTCACTATTGATGTTCACGGTATTTCCGGAATTGGGTTTGCCATAATACCCTTTATAATAGCGTTCACTGGATTTTTCCTTACTGATGTTCATTTCAAAATCATCCTTGCCACTTACTCCGGCGTATTCCGTTGAAATTTCAAAGTCAAAGTAATAGCCATCCGCATACCCAATTTTGATGCCCGTATAATCCGAACGTATATTCAGGTCCCCGGCATTTGCGGTCATTTGATCAATTTTTATGGAACCATAATCTGCCGTTATGCTAACATCCCCATTGACCTTGCCCAGCTTAATACCAATGTAATCCCCATTACCGGATACACTTCCCACACTGCCCACCTCCATAGAACCGTAATCCGAGGTGTAGTTAAGGTCTTTCATCTCTTGCACAACCGCATTGGTATAATCCGCATTTACTTTTAGATTACCTGCTTTTTCTACGGTAAATCCGGAGTAATCCGCTATAATTTCACCACTATTGATGTACTCAAAAGTGGAACGTGAAGTATAATCAAAACGCAACTCGTTATTCCTCCCACGAAGCTGTCCAATCTTCATTTTTCCATAGTCACAGTTTATTTTGGCATGGCCATCTACCCTGTCCAGATAGATATTGCCATAATCATTGGAAAGGCTTATACTATTTTTTACCGGCAACTTAATCGTATAGTTTACCTGTATGCTTACATTGTTCCGTTTTCCCCATTTCCATCCCCAATTTCTGCCACGGTCGCCAAATCGGGTCATGGCGGACACCATACTGGGGGTATTTTCAAAATCAACATCGATTTCGTCCAGACGGTCCTGTACCTTTTCTTCGTTATTGCCATTGGTTTTAATGTGCACCTCTATCATCACCTTGTCTTGGTCCCAAGAGGTGAGGTTAAGGTTGCCATAGCTGTTTTTAACTTTTAAAAGTGCATCGGAGTTGACCGCAAACTCCTTTTTTATGGTTTTTTCCTTGGTATATTTTCCTTTCATTCCACCTCCACCGGACATCGCGGTAGCGACAAAGGGGAGAAGGGTAAAGGTTAGACCTATATATTTAAATAGTAAAGTTCGCATCATCTTGTGGTTTTAAATTTTTTATGGTTTCTACGTTGGCTAAAACTTCTTTTAATAGTTCAATGCGTATTTGGAAATTGTTGATCATGGCATTCAAGATCATTTTGCTGTTGCCTCCATTTACCAATTCTTGCTCCAAAGCCTCATAATCCGACTCCAATTCACCCAATTTTAAAAGGGCGTCGTCTACCAATTTTGCAGTTTCGGGAGACTTTTCCTGCCTTAGCAATTGAACTTGCTCTTCTATTAGATTGGCAAAATAGAACTCGGTTTCTGATACTTCCGGTGCAATTTCCACAACCTGTTCCTTGATAGAGGGTCCTGTGCGGGTTAATTGCAGTCCCAAAACACAGATCAAAGCAATGGACGCCGCAATGGACAAAGGCTTCCACCAATTTCTTTTCCTGGAAATGGAAACAACCCCATGCGCCTGGTTCATTTTTTCCAAAAAGCGTTCCTGATGTCCAACTCTGGGTTCTTCAAAATCAAAATCTCCCTGGAGTCTTTCAAAAAGGTTTTCTAAATTGTCTTTTTTCATAACTAAACGTTTACAGCTAGCTTTTTCCGTAGGCTTTCTTTTGCCCTTGAGATCGTTGTCCTACAATTGGCATAGCTTATGTCCATAATTTGACTGATTTCTTCGTAATCATACCCCTCAATTAAGTTTAAGGTCAAAGAAACTCTGTAATTATCTTTTAAACTGTTCATGGTTTCCATCACTTTTTGAGCCTTCAGTTCTGTGTAACCACTTTCGTCCAAAGCAACCGCATCATTATCTTCGACCTTGTACATTATTTCGTCCAAATCCGCAGTCTTGTTTTTTTGCTGCTTTCGATAATGATAAATACTGTTGTTGATGACGATTCTTTTTAACCAGGCTCCAAAGGTTACATCCCCTTTAAATGTTTTAAGTTTGGTAAAAGCATTTAAAAACGACTCTTGCATTACGTCCTCGGCCTCCGCTGTGTGTTTTACTATTCTTAATGCTGTGTTGTACATAGCTTTATAGTAACGGTTATAAATCTCCATCTGTGCACGTTGCTTGCCTTCAAGACATTGCTGCAACAATGCATCAATATTTTCATTTTGGTGGCTCAAAAGGTGAATGGTTTGTCTTATAGATGGTGAAATTTAACAACTGTTACACTTTTCTGGAATTTTTTTTAAGCCTATGGCATAGGAATTGCTCACTACGTAGGGGTAGTTTCCCCAGTAATTATTGTAAAAATCTGTAAATCAGTACATTTTTAGTTTGATGTTGGTTGCTTTTGGGGTTTATGGATTTCGTATTAATGACAGAATGACCGAAAAGAAATTATGAGTACTATAAAATTTAAAAGTCTGGACAATATGTCGCTTCAGGGATTGGAAGAGGATGCGGAATTGATCCCATTATTGACCCCCGAGGACGAAGAAGAAATGAATAGGGAAAACCTTCCCGAAACATTGCCCATTTTACCGTTGCGCAACACGGTACTTTTTCCAGGGGTGGTGATCCCCATAACCGCTGGAAGGGATAAATCCATTAATCTGATCAAGGATGCCAACAACGGATCCAAGGTGATTGGAGTGGTGTCCCAAAAAGACGAAAGTGTTGAGAACCCTACGGTAAAGGACATTAATTCCCTGGGTACCGTTGCAAGGATATTACGGGTACTTCAAATGCCCGATGGCAATACCACGGTTATTATTCAAGGAAAGAAACGATTTGAAATTTCTGAGGTCATCACGGAGAAACCCTATATGACCGCAACCATCCGCGAGGCTCATGAGACCCGACCGGACCAAAATGACGAGGAGTTTTTGGCCATAATTGATTCCATAAAGGAACTGGCCTATCAAATTATAAAGGATAATCCCAATATACCCAGCGAGGCCACTTTTGCCATAAAGAATATCCAAAGCAATTCTTTCCTGATCAACTTTGTTTCTTCCAACCTAAACCTTGATGTGGAGGAAAAACAAAAGCTTTTGGAAATTCCGGACCTTC
The sequence above is a segment of the Muricauda sp. SCSIO 64092 genome. Coding sequences within it:
- a CDS encoding glycoside hydrolase family 31 protein; this translates as MIVNTEIEKRGNLYPNHIVDFKQDNDKLYFTTQNGVILELTILRDSMVRFRYATEHVFEPDFSYAVSENVITGYNRLEVEDEISEYTIETAKIRIHIDKTTLKVLLMDLEGNPINEDDSGFHWEENYDYGGNVVKMTKVTQTGESFYGMGDKASHTNLKGKRVSNWVTDSYAYGKDQEPLYKAIPFYVGLHNDLAYGIFFDNSFGTYFDFAHERRNLTSFWADGGEMNYYFFYGPKISQVVEAYTDLTGVPELPPMWALGYHQSKWSYYPEKRVKQLASNFRKYRIPCDAIYLDIDYMDGFRCFTWNHRRFPDPKKMIEELEEDGFKTVTMIDPGLKIDRDYWVYRQAMEQDYFCKRADGPHFKGKVWPGECKFPDFTNPEVREWWAGLYKEMIAEMGVHGVWNDMNEPAVMEVPTKTANLDVRHDYDGHPCSHRKAHNVYGMQMVRATYNGLKKYTFPKRPFVLTRAAYAGTQRYSATWTGDNVATWEHLWIANVQMQRMCMSGYSFVGSDIGGFAEQPNGELFARWIQLGVFHPFCRVHSSGDHGDQEPWSFGDEITEIVRKFIELRYQLLPYLYTTFYNYVTNGVPMLQSLVYYDQEDTQTHFRTDEFLFGEHILVCPVQEPNAQGRRMYIPKGKWYNYWTEEIVNGKVEKWVAAPLDKIPLFIKEGAIIPKYPVQQYVGEKDIKELKVDVYYKEGTEKSTIYEDQLEGFDHKKGRYSLRNFRLRGKANELIIQQFKDGSFTTSYDTLKIQFHGLPFKISRIEVDNEEVDLKSVKFDGKASMEVSKETTELHVFGP
- a CDS encoding M48 family metallopeptidase; translated protein: MKKLVLTLLVFMVAMACKTNPFTGKKMLNFYGNRQIFPMAFAQYDQFLSENNVITGTDEARMITEVGQRISSAAERWLDANGYPGYLKDYQWEYNLVKDETVNAWCMPGGKIVFYTGILPITQTETGVAVVMGHEVAHALADHGAQRMSAGTLQQIGAVGAAIATSGESAETQNAFMQAYGIGSNVLGMLPFSRSHETEADLIGLQIMAIAGYNPDEAAKLWQRMKAKSGGQAPPEFLSTHPSNDTRISNLTAWAPQAKQEAAKFGVTSFK
- a CDS encoding MFS transporter; the protein is MAKVLAIKGNKKLLNAWAFYDWANSVYSLVISSAIFPIFYGALFRSAGVEKVLVFGGEIARAPLISYVTSAAFVFIAIITPLVSGIADYLGNKKVFLKFFCYLGAASCIGLYWFSLENIYLGLVCYFFGLVGFWVSFAINNSYLPDIAFPEQQDRISAKGFSLGYIGSVLLLLINLAMVMKPSLFGILDSAGEVAEITAMKYSFVTVGIWWILFSQYTFKHLPKGYKREGERTNIVLNGFLELKSVWQQLGAETKLKRYLGAFFVYSMAVQTIMLIATYFGEEEIDWGTDNERTTGLIISILVIQLVAIFGATFTARASKKFGNIQTLITINIFWLALCVYAYFLKTPMDFYIAAGLVGIVMGGIQALSRSTYSKFLPETTDTTSFFSFYDVSEKIGIIIGTFLYGFVAQVTGSMRNAAIFLGVFFLIGAFLLTRVNKKP
- a CDS encoding head GIN domain-containing protein; its protein translation is MKKALTIVLAILTVTLSSAQWKRVKGNGKTVTIERSVGEYDYVALAGWFDVELVDGTEGQLTLKGEENLLEYIKTEVKDGKLTIKQKRGINLKPSNWNDGILITVPVENVDGVSLSGSGDIVGKTVLKSNRFRTSISGSGDISLEIEAASVDASMSGSGDMNLSGRATDFEVSVSGSGDIRAYDLEADFVDAQVSGSADIKVTAKEMLKARVSGSGDISYKGNPKKIDTKSSGSGDISSY
- a CDS encoding head GIN domain-containing protein, with the translated sequence MKRILTLSLVLFSILATAQWNKKKIRGNGNVVTIERNVGEYDAIASAGWFDVILVSGKEGKITLKGEENLLEYIETEVKNGKLTIKKEKGVNLSSSKWRNGIEVTIPIEDISAVSSAGSGNVISKTTIKADTFKASVAGSGDITLAVEASDLKASLSGSGDMDLSGSANTFTVSVAGSADIDAFDLTADYVTANVAGSGKLNVTAKEEIKARVSGSGDITYKGNPTKIDSKSAGSGNISSY
- a CDS encoding RNA polymerase sigma factor, encoding MSHQNENIDALLQQCLEGKQRAQMEIYNRYYKAMYNTALRIVKHTAEAEDVMQESFLNAFTKLKTFKGDVTFGAWLKRIVINNSIYHYRKQQKNKTADLDEIMYKVEDNDAVALDESGYTELKAQKVMETMNSLKDNYRVSLTLNLIEGYDYEEISQIMDISYANCRTTISRAKESLRKKLAVNV